The segment GAGCTTCACCGAGACCGTTGAGGCCCGCAATCCCGCATTGACCGCCACGGGGCTCGCGATCTGGGGATGGATCATCCGCGTGATCGTCTTCGTCTCGTACATGATCCTGCCATCGGTGATCAACACCGTGACCCCGCTGGTCCAGTACGGCAACGGGGTTCAGGCAGCGGCAACCAAGTACGCGCCCGAGGTCGCTTTCGCGACAGCCCATCCCGACATTGTCGCCACCGCCACCCGGATCGCACCCGAGCTGCAAGCGGTTTCAGCACACGCTGCTCTATTCACCCAGCTCGCAGCTAACCCGACTCCTGCGCTGATTGCGGAAGCACAGGCTGCCGTGGGCCCGACGATGTTTGGCAACATCGTCGCTCACGCCGCGGACATCCAGAAGGTGATCCCGTTCTCCTCGCAGCTGACCCAACTCGCTTCCGTTGCGAACAATGCGGACTTCAAGTTCCTGCAAAAGCACGGTACCCAGGTGGTGAACGCCGCCAAGCACAACGCCGGCAAGTGGAAGGACTGGTACTGGATCTGCTTCGGAGGGATGATCTTCTTCCTCTTCACCGTTCCGCTCGTGCGAGGCAGATGGAGCCCCAAGCGGGCGAGAGCGGACGAGGACGCGCACGAGGCGATGGTCCAGGCCGAGCTGGCCAAGATTCACGCCACCGCCTGACGGAAACTTCTTCGGGAGGGCGAGAGGCCGGGACCTTTTGGTCCCGGCCTCTGCGCGTCAACCGGTACGTCGCGTCAGCGGATGTTCCTGAAGCAAGCACGGACTTCGTCGACGAACAGCGCTGGTTGCTCGAACGCCGCGAAGTGCCCACCGACTTTCGGTTCGTTCCAATAGCGGATGTCCTGGTACTGGCGCGAGGCACACCGCCGGGAACATCGGAAGATCTCCTTCGGGAACACCGACGCGCCCATCGGGACCAGCACCGGGTCGAGAGGGGGATTGCTGAAGGACTCCCAGTACATCCGCCCGGACGAGGCGCCGGAGGCGGGGAGCCAGTAGAGCATGATGTTGTCGAGAATCCGGTCGGCACCAAGGGCTCCTACCGGGTCGCCGCCGGTGTCGCTCCACGACCAGAACTTCTCGAGGATCCAGGCGCACTGCCCGGCCGGCGAATCCACCAGCGCGTAGCCGAGCGTCTGCGGACGGGTGGCCTGCTGCTTGGAGTAGCCCGAATCATGTGCCATGTATTCGTTGACGCTCGCCAGAGCGGCCTGCTCCATCTCGGTCGGATCCCCGTCGTCGGGCCCAGGGAAACCGATGATCATGTTGAGATGGATGCCCGCCACGTGTTCGGGATCTTGTATGCCGATGCTCGTCGTGACCATCGCGCCCCAGTCACCGCCTTGGGCGACGTAGCGGTCGTATCCCAGACGGGCCATCAGCGACGCCCAGGCCCGCGCGGTGCGTTGCACTCCCCATCCCGTCTCGCGTGGCTTGTCGCTGAATGCATAACCAGGCAGAGACGGGATCACGACATGGAACGCGTCCGCGGCGTCGCCACCGTAGGCAGGAGGATCGGTCAAAGGACCGACCGCTTCCAAGAACTCGACGAACGACCCCGGCCAGCCGTGGGTCAACACCATCGGCACAGCCTCCGGGTGCTGCGACCGGACGTGAAGGAAATGAATGCCCAGACCATCTATCACGGTGCGGAACTGAGGGAAATCGTTCAGGCGCTTCTGCCGCACCTGCCAGTCGTAACCATCGGCCCAGTAACCGCACAGGCCCTTGAGGTATCCGAGCGGCACGCCCTGAGACCAGTCGGGGACCGGAGCCTCGTCGGCCCATCGCGTCCTTCTCAAGCGTTCCTGCAGATCGACCAGATCTGCTTCGGCCACGTCGATCGTGAACGGGATGATCTGCTCGGACAAGGCGATGCCCTCCCTCTTTTTCGTCAACGTTTCTCAGGGTTCCACGGATGAGGCGCGGCGAAACCGTAGCCTGAGTCTTCGCTTGAATCCTCCGCCCGTTGCTACCAGACGGGATAGGCAGGCCGTGGAGCGTCCACGGCTCCGCGCGACAAGGTCGTCAGGTTCTCGTCGGCTGACGTCTTGGCCGCCGCCACCACGACCGTCGTGACGAGAACCGCCAGAGCC is part of the Acidimicrobiales bacterium genome and harbors:
- a CDS encoding epoxide hydrolase — encoded protein: MTKKREGIALSEQIIPFTIDVAEADLVDLQERLRRTRWADEAPVPDWSQGVPLGYLKGLCGYWADGYDWQVRQKRLNDFPQFRTVIDGLGIHFLHVRSQHPEAVPMVLTHGWPGSFVEFLEAVGPLTDPPAYGGDAADAFHVVIPSLPGYAFSDKPRETGWGVQRTARAWASLMARLGYDRYVAQGGDWGAMVTTSIGIQDPEHVAGIHLNMIIGFPGPDDGDPTEMEQAALASVNEYMAHDSGYSKQQATRPQTLGYALVDSPAGQCAWILEKFWSWSDTGGDPVGALGADRILDNIMLYWLPASGASSGRMYWESFSNPPLDPVLVPMGASVFPKEIFRCSRRCASRQYQDIRYWNEPKVGGHFAAFEQPALFVDEVRACFRNIR